A single region of the Brassica rapa cultivar Chiifu-401-42 chromosome A03, CAAS_Brap_v3.01, whole genome shotgun sequence genome encodes:
- the LOC103857009 gene encoding GDSL esterase/lipase At5g55050-like has translation MTTNITTSITIFLIFLGLLRVDSFPGLETATGTLASIPAVYVLGDSLVDAGNNNYLAISISKANYPHNGVDFPGSIATGRFCTGKNAADTIAEKFGLPLPPPYLSLKGIFKEEERKAAALSGVNFASGGAGIFNSSDQQLRQSIPLSYQVNNWLSIHKELMSQLDPSEAQIHLSKSLFFVVIGSNDIFDYFGSFKLRQKTNPQQYTQSMADKLKEQLKRLHDTGARRLLIVGVAQIGCTPGQRAKNSMHECDEEANTWGSLYNKALVKMLQQLKEELGSSMTYSYFDKFNSLHDIVTNPARYGFADVKSACCGRGELNAQLPCSLVSNLCSDRTKYLFWDLYGHPTEAAARTIVDLMLSDDSQYSSPLTLTQLVSS, from the exons atgACGACGAACATAACAACTTCCATAACCATCTTTCTAATCTTCCTCGGTTTACTTCGGGTCGATTCATTTCCCGGTTTAGAAACAGCGACCGGAACTCTAGCTTCGATTCCAGCAGTATACGTGTTAGGAGATTCGTTGGTTGATGCCGGAAACAATAATTACTTAGCAATCTCTATATCCAAAGCTAATTATCCGCATAACGGCGTCGATTTTCCTGGCAGTATAGCCACAGGAAGGTTCTGTACTGGCAAAAACGCCGCTGATACCATCG CTGAGAAATTTGGTCTACCGTTACCCCCTCCGTATCTCTCACTGAAAGGCATATTTaaagaggaagaaagaaaagcCGCCGCCTTGAGCGGTGTGAATTTTGCATCCGGCGGAGCTGGCATCTTCAACAGTTCCGATCAGCAACTT AGACAATCTATTCCTTTATCATACCAAGTGAACAATTGGCTTTCCATTCATAAAGAACTCATGAGTCAGCTTGATCCATCGGAAGCACAAATCCACCTATCCAAATCTCTATTCTTCGTGGTTATAGGCAGCAACGACATTTTTGACTATTTTGGATCGTTTAAACTTCGACAAAAGACCAATCCTCAACAATATACACAATCAATGGCTGATAAACTCAAAGAGCAATTGAAG AGACTTCACGATACTGGAGCACGTAGATTACTAATTGTAGGTGTAGCACAGATTGGTTGCACACCTGGACAGCGTGCGAAGAACTCAATGCATGAATGCGACGAAGAGGCAAATACGTGGGGTTCTTTATACAACAAAGCTCTAGTAAAGATGCTACAACAACTCAAAGAAGAGTTGGGAAGCTCAATGACTTATTCTTACTTTGATAAATTCAATTCTCTCCATGACATTGTCACCAACCCTGCCCGTTACG GTTTTGCTGACGTGAAATCAGCGTGTTGTGGAAGAGGGGAATTAAACGCGCAGTTACCTTGTTCGCTTGTGTCAAACTTATGTTCAGACAGAACCAAATATCTCTTCTGGGATCTCTACGGGCATCCCACTGAAGCTGCTGCTCGTACCATTGTCGATCTTATGTTATCTGATGATTCACAATACTCATCTCCTTTAACTCTCACTCAACTGGTCTCTTCATGA